From the genome of Malus domestica chromosome 04, GDT2T_hap1, one region includes:
- the LOC108173230 gene encoding cysteine proteinase inhibitor 5-like, which yields MRPHYLLALFALLVPLVSAAKGSWKPVNISDPSVVELGKWSVSEFNKDVTLTKQLVFEKLVSGGSAVFKAGKLYALLFAARNESLADSGDNYLAGAWVQWSGKKRLIALYEHKGRKN from the coding sequence ATGCGTCCTCACTACCTTCTCGCATTGTTTGCTCTACTCGTTCCTCTTGTCAGCGCTGCGAAAGGCTCTTGGAAACCCGTAAACATCAGCGACCCGTCGGTGGTAGAACTCGGAAAGTGGAGTGTTTCTGAGTTCAACAAGGATGTCACACTCACAAAACAGTTGGTTTTTGAGAAATTGGTTTCGGGTGGCTCCGCCGTATTCAAAGCAGGCAAATTGTATGCGCTTCTTTTTGCGGCTAGGAATGAATCGTTGGCTGATTCCGGCGACAACTACTTGGCCGGTGCCTGGGTGCAATGGTCGGGAAAAAAGAGATTGATTGCCTTATACGAGCATAAAGGCCGTAAAAACTAA
- the LOC103434125 gene encoding sodium/hydrogen exchanger 2-like has protein sequence MAVAHLSMMISKLQNLSTSDHSSVVSMNLFVALLLACIVIGHLLEENRWVNESITALLIGVCTGVVILLISRGKSSHLLVFSEDLFFIYLLPPIIFNAGFQVKKKQFFVNFMTIVMFGAIGTLVSCTIISLGATQFFKKLDIGTLELGDFLAIGAIFAATDSVCTLQVLNQDETPLLYSLVFGEGVVNDATSVVLFNAIQSFDLTHIDSSIALHFMGNFLYLFFASTMLGVFAGLLSAYIIKKLYFGRHSTDREVALMMLMAYLSYILAELFYLSGILTVFFCGIVMSHYTWHNVTESSRVTTKHAFATLSFLAETFIFLYVGMDALDIEKWRFVSDSPGTSVAVSSILLGLIMLGRAAFIFPLSFLSNLTKKNQHDKISLRQQVIIWWAGLMRGAVSMALAYNQFTRSGHTQLRANAIMITSTITVVLVSTVVFGLMTKPLIRFLLPHSPKQTTSMLSSEPTSPKSVIVPLLGQDSVDDLVGQDFRRPASLRDLLTTPTHTVHRYWRKFDNAFMRPVFGGRGFVPFVPGSPTERDNNVQWQ, from the exons ATGGCTGTTGCACATTTGAGCATGATGATCTCAAAGTTACAAAATCTATCCACTTCGGACCACTCCTCCGTGGTTTCGATGAACCTATTTGTGGCGCTCCTTTTAGCTTGTATTGTGATCGGTCATCTTCTCGAGGAGAATCGATGGGTGAATGAGTCGATCACCGCCCTTTTGATT GGGGTTTGCACCGGGGTAGTTATTCTTCTGATCAGTAGAGGAAAAAGCTCGcatcttttggttttcagtgaAGATCTTTTCTTTATATACCTCTTGCCGCCTATTATTTTCAATGCTGG GTTTCAGGTGAAAAAGAAGCAGTTCTTTGTTAACTTCATGACCATTGTAATGTTTGGTGCTATTGGTACATTAGTATCCTGCACTATCATATCATTAG GTGCTACACAATTCTTTAAGAAGTTGGACATTGGAACTCTGGAGTTGGGGGACTTCCTTG CAATCGGTGCAATATTTGCTGCAACGGATTCTGTTTGCACGTTGCAG GTGCTCAATCAGGATGAGACACCTTTACTTTACAGTCTTGTATTTGGGGAGGGTGTCGTTAACGATGCGACATCTGTGGTCCTTTTCAATGCTATTCAGAGCTTTGATCTCACCCACATTGATTCCAGTATTGCTTTGCACTTTATGGGCAACttcttatatttgtttttcGCAAGCACTATGCTAGGAGTGTTT GCAGGGCTGCTTAGTGCTTACATTATCAAAAAGCTTTATTTTGGAAG GCACTCTACGGATCGTGAGGTTGCTCTTATGATGCTCATGGCATACTTGTCATATATACTGGCTGAA TTATTCTATTTGAGTGGCATTCTCACTGTGTTCTTTTGTGGGATCGTGATGTCGCATTACACTTGGCACAATGTGACGGAGAGTTCAAGAGTTACGACCAA GCATGCTTTCGCAACCTTGTCATTTCTTGCCGAAACATTTATCTTCCTTTATGTTGGTATGGATGCCTTGGACATTGAAAAGTGGAGATTTGTAAGTGACAG TCCTGGAACATCAGTGGCAGTGAGTTCAATACTGCTAGGTCTTATTATGCTTGGAAGAGCAGCTTTCATTTTCCCCCTATCATTCTTGTCGAACTTAACAAAGAAAAACCAACATGATAAAATTAGCCTCCGGCAGCAA GTTATAATATGGTGGGCTGGTCTCATGAGAGGTGCTGTGTCTATGGCACTTGCTTACAATCAG TTTACAAGGTCAGGCCACACGCAGTTGCGAGCAAATGCAATCATGATCACTAGCACGATAACTGTTGTTCTTGTCAGCACAGTG GTTTTCGGATTGATGACGAAACCTCTTATAAGGTTCTTGCTGCCTCATTCACCAAAACAAACAACCAGCATGTTGTCGTCAGAACCAACCTCTCCAAAATCAGTCATTGTTCCACTTCTAGGGCAGGATTCTGTAGATGATCTTGTTGGCCAAGATTTTCGACGGCCGGCCAGCTTACGCGATCTTCTGACAACTCCAACGCACACAGTCCATCGCTATTGGCGTAAGTTTGACAACGCATTCATGCGTCCAGTGTTTGGAGGCCGGGGTTTTGTTCCCTTTGTTCCCGGGTCACCAACTGAACGGGACAACAACGTTCAGTGGCAATGA
- the LOC103434128 gene encoding superoxide dismutase [Cu-Zn], with amino-acid sequence MVKGVAVLGSSEGVKGTISFVQEGDGPTTVTGSVSGLKPGLHGFHVHALGDTTNGCMSTGPHFNPAGKEHGAPEDGVRHAGDLGNITAGDDGTATFTIVDKQIPLAGPDSIIGRAVVVHADPDDLGKGGHELSKSTGNAGGRVACGIIGLQG; translated from the exons ATGGTTAAGGGTGTTGCTGTTCTCGGCTCCAGTGAGGGCGTTAAGGGAACCATCAGCTTCGTCCAGGAGGGAGATG GCCCAACTACTGTGACTGGAAGTGTCTCTGGCCTCAAGCCTGGACTTCATGGTTTCCATGTCCATGCTCTTGGAGACACAACAAACGGTTGCATGTCAACTG GGCCACACTTCAATCCTGCTGGAAAAGAGCATGGTGCCCCTGAAGATGGGGTTCGCCATGCTGGCGATCTTGGAAACATCACTGCTGGGGACGATG GAACTGCAACCTTCACGATTGTTGACAAGCAG ATTCCTCTCGCTGGACCAGACTCTATCATTGGTAGGGCGGTTGTTGTCCATGCAGACCCTGATGACCTTGGCAAGG GTGGACATGAGCTTAGCAAATCCACAGGAAATGCTGGTGGCAGGGTGGCTTGCG GTATTATTGGTCTGCAAGGATGA
- the LOC103434127 gene encoding FRIGIDA-like protein 1 — MSTTVDKMSGDLHMTPELRKSFNLLKTHASKVANFTLQWQDLEDHFRSIDDSIQSELDQLQKQQSEETHLTPAPQSQPKEPELNFKPNSEGPQLSSGGAQLSLKESQLTATLQSLKTQFDSVETQVKTEEPSPEMSTCNGVPINDGKALLLYVNEHLKERDSVRDGVSDALKVSVDAGKLVLEALRWFYPSELNKGGKELDVTVTRKSCVVLLQELVNVKPVIKHDVSREAMKLALAWKVKVMTQMSNSLEVWAFLQLLDTFQLGGEFDSDEILMFVSCVAERNYAPQLFRSLGFTDKASDLIQKLVSENKRLEAVRFSHAFGQFDKFPPVPLLKAHLKFVTKDARTSSKRGQDRLKAQDEARDNEIVALRGIIRCIEAYKLVVEPQYYPETLRKRIKQLRRQRKERKATLTAPGPEAQPQSLSGKKRTAPAQSNKQNRNKHPRTAPALAAQTVSFRGPATVRSVQPSYIRQVSLYDSRRAEYLLSSAGMSGQASTPPNTSYGTITTLNPLRTSHHQQGGSFMGQGAEYSARYYDSAHYAPDTNNDLSARSYDLVGSSPGTRTQHLNLTARDYGLTAPSHVHTNSAIASYGLGGSSHVTSDIIPLVARYGASIAANGRTGQFGSAGSRTPVRNASPNSYIPYAYRDPVRAPNHNDRSVPSSSGHGAPSQHPLAIYHL; from the exons ATGTCGACTACCGTCGACAAAATGTCCGGCGACCTCCACATGACGCCGGAGCTCCGCAAATCGTTCAACCTCCTCAAGACCCACGCCTCCAAAGTTGCCAACTTTACCCTCCAATGGCAGGACCTCGAGGATCACTTCCGCTCCATCGACGATTCCATCCAGTCCGAGCTCGATCAACTGCAAAAACAACAATCGGAAGAGACCCATCTCACTCCGGCTCCGCAATCGCAACCCAAAGAACCCGAATTGAATTTCAAACCCAATTCTGAAGGACCCCAATTGAGTTCCGGTGGCGCCCAATTGAGTTTGAAAGAATCCCAACTCACCGCCACCCTCCAATCATTGAAAACCCAATTCGATTCCGTCGAAACCCAAGTCAAAACCGAAGAGCCTTCGCCGGAAATGTCGACCTGCAATGGCGTCCCGATAAATGACGGCAAGGCGTTGCTGTTGTATGTGAATGAGCATTTGAAAGAGAGGGATTCGGTGCGTGACGGTGTTTCGGATGCGCTTAAGGTTTCTGTGGATGCTGGGAAGCTGGTGCTTGAGGCATTGAGATGGTTTTATCCATCGGAGTTGAATAAGGGAGGTAAGGAGCTTGATGTCACTGTTACTAGGAAAAGTTGTGTGGTTTTGTTACAAGAGCTGGTGAATGTGAAACCAGTGATTAAACACGATGTCAGCAGAGAGGCAATGAAGCTGGCATTGGcttggaaggtgaaggtgatgACTCAAATGTCGAACTCTTTGGAGGTTTGGGCTTTTTTGCAGCTTTTGGATACTTTTCAGTTGGGTGGTGAGTTTGACAGTGATGAGATTTTGATGTTTGTTAGTTGCGTAGCGGAGCGGAATTATGCACCACAGTTGTTTAGGTCTCTTGGTTTCACCGATAAGGCCTCTG ATCTCATCCAAAAGCTTGTGTCAGAGAATAAGCGCCTTGAGGCTGTTAGATTCAGTCATGCATTTGGACAGTTTGACAAGTTCCCCCCCGTACCCTTGCTTAAAGCACATTTAAAGTTCGTCACCAAAGATGCAAGGACAAGTTCCAAGAGGGGCCAAGATCGTCTTAAAGCACAG GATGAGGCTAGAGACAATGAAATAGTTGCTCTAAGAGGTATAATACGATGCATTGAGGCCTACAAGCTTGTTGTTGAACCACAATATTATCCTGAGACCCTCAGAAAACGCATCAAGCAGCTGAGACggcagagaaaagagaggaaagcAACTCTAACAGCTCCTGGCCCTGAGGCTCAACCGCAATCCCTGAGTGGAAAGAAACGTACTGCCCCGGCTCAGTCAAATAAGCAGAACAGAAATAAGCATCCTCGAACAGCTCCAGCTTTAGCTGCTCAAACTGTTTCTTTCAGAGGACCAGCCACAGTACGCTCTGTACAACCATCTTACATTCGGCAAGTAAGCTTGTATGACAGTCGAAGGGCAGAATACTTGTTATCATCCGCAGGAATGTCGGGACAAGCATCCACTCCTCCTAATACTTCTTATGGCACCATTACCACCTTGAACCCACTGCGTACATCTCATCATCAGCAAGGAGGCTCGTTCATGGGTCAAGGTGCAGAATACTCTGCTCGATACTACGATTCAGCACACTACGCTCCTGACACTAATAATGACTTATCTGCTCGATCATATGACTTGGTGGGTTCCTCTCCTGGTACCCGTACCCAGCACTTGAACTTGACAGCTCGAGACTATGGATTGACGGCTCCGTCTCATGTACATACGAACTCAGCAATTGCATCTTATGGACTCGGCGGCAGTAGTCATGTAACTTCAGATATAATCCCATTAGTCGCACGATACGGGGCAAGTATAGCTGCAAATGGAAGGACTGGACAGTTTGGATCTGCAGGAAGCCGTACACCTGTGCGCAATGCAAGCCCGAATAGTTACATCCCTTATGCGTATAGGGATCCGGTGAGGGCGCCTAACCACAACGACCGGTCAGTGCCTTCCAGCAGTGGCCATGGCGCGCCGTCTCAGCACCCCCTAGCCATTTATCACCTTTAG